tcgaCATTTTGATCCCACTACCTGCACAGGCACAAGAGAATAATGGGTCACCAATTTCATCAACAAATCCAACGCCATCAAGCAACAGATGGTGTTCTTAACCTCTTCAGAAAAGCCAATCACGATCTCAACTTCGTTCACCACTCCCTCGAAAAGGAGTTCCAAACCCTTTACCCTGACAACGTTCGTTTTTTCATTCCTTTTCCACTTCGCACTTTTCACATTTATgcttcaattttaattttaatctttattttattttttctttccagGCAAACCCTATGAAGCTTGTTTCGAGAATCAAGAAGATACAGGAAGATATATCAACATTGAAAGGGCAGTGTCAAGATCTTTTGGCTGCTAAGCAGGTTTCTCTATACTCTATAGTATTATAGATAACTTACTCTCTGTAATTTCAATGCTATAATGATATGtaattt
This portion of the Arachis duranensis cultivar V14167 chromosome 6, aradu.V14167.gnm2.J7QH, whole genome shotgun sequence genome encodes:
- the LOC107495632 gene encoding uncharacterized protein LOC107495632, which translates into the protein MGHQFHQQIQRHQATDGVLNLFRKANHDLNFVHHSLEKEFQTLYPDNANPMKLVSRIKKIQEDISTLKGQCQDLLAAKQDLIDKAQRTLVENRNLVQRMQASVGIPLTGEDDEAFTNFQQIIEEWTMQVRSKIGDETHDADSGDLNKLLFSAIVQSN